The bacterium genome includes the window GTTATCCTGCCCTTCGTCGGCGGCTTCGTCTTCGCGGTGGCCTTCGGCTACACCAACCTGGTGGCGATATTCCTGGGCGCGACGCTAACCGCCACCAGCGTCGGAATAACGGTGCGGGTCCTCTCCGACCTGGGCAAGCTTAACACCACGGAGGCCAAGATTATCCTGGGGGCCGCGGTGGCCGACGACATCATAGGCCTGATCATACTGGCCGTGGTGCGCGACCTGGCCCTTACGGGCGACGTTCATCCCCTCAAGATAGTACAGATAACGGCGGTAGCGGTGGCGTTCTTCATCGGCGCCATCGTCATCGGCAACGTCTTCGCGAAGCGCCTGGTCCGGATAATAGACAAGGCCCGCACCAGCGGAACGCTCATCGTGGGCTCGATCGCTTTCGCCTTCCTGTGGTCGCTGAGCGCGGAGCTGGTCGGTTCCGCGGCCATCGTCGGTTCGTTCGCCGCGGGCCTGGCGCTGGGCCGAACCCGCAAGTTCGAGGTCATCGCCCGCGAGCTCAAACCGGTGGCGTACGTCTTCACGCCCATCTTCTTCGTCAAGGTCGGCGCCGACGTGGACGTACGCTACTTCAACCCCTTCAACGAGGCCAATCACGCCATACTCGTCGTCGCGGGTTTACTCTTCGTCATCGCGATGGTGGGTAAGGTGCTCTCCGGGTTCACCGTCTTCGACCGACGCATCAACTCCACCGCCGTCGGCGTGGGGATGGCGCCGCGGGGCGAGGTGGGCCTAATCTTCGCCGAAGTCGGCCGCCGCGCGGGCGTAGTAACCGCGGACCTCTTCGCCGCGGTGGTCGTCGTCATGGCGCTCACGACGTTCCTGGCGCCGCCGCTGCTGAAGCTGTCGATGGTCCGCCGGCCGCGCGGGACGTCGCTTCTGGCGTGGTTCTTCGAGCCGGCGCGCAGACGCGTATCGCGGTTTATATGGGGCCGGTGACGAGTACGCGACGAGAGAGGGCCGGCATCCCCGGGTATCGAAATGGACGATAAAAGCAAAATTCTGGACTCCGCCGACCTCCGCGACCGCATCAGAGCCCTTCAGGCCGCGGGACAGAGGGTCGTCTTCACTAACGGCGTCTTCGACATACTGCACGCCGGCCACGTCCGCTACCTGGAGGAGGCGAGCCGGCTGGGCGACGTGTTGGCGGTCGCCGTAAACTCGGACCGCTCCGCGCGGCGGCTCGCGAAGGGCCCGGGGCGGCCTTTCAACGCCGAGCGCGACCGCGCCCTCGTCGTCGCGGCGCTGTGGTGCGTAAGCTTCGTCACCGTCTTCGACGAGGACACGCCGCTCGAGCTGATAAAATTCCTCGTCCCGGACGTGCTGGTCAAAGGCGGGGATTGGCGGCCGGGGGATATCGTGGGCGCCGACGTCGTAACCGCGGCGGGCGGCGACGTGCTGTCGCTGCCGTACCTGAAAGGGTACTCCACGACGTCGCTCATAGAACGCATCGCGAAAGGCCAAGGTCCCGGGGGAGGCGGCGATGGCGACTGAGCGTTTGACGGTCGTGGGCGTTATCCCCGCGCGGTACGCCTCGAGCCGGTTTCCCGGCAAAGCGCTGGCGGACGTCGCCGGCAAGCCCATGCTCCAAAGGGTTTACGAGCGATGCGCCCGGGCCGCGTGCCTCGAGCGCCTCTACGTCGCGACCGACGACCAACGCATATTCGACGCCGCGAAGAATTTCACCGACGACGTAATTATGACCGCGGCCGAGCACCCCAGCGGCACCGACCGCGTCGCAGAAGTAGCGGCCCAGATCGCCGGCGACGTGTACGTCAACATCCAGGGGGACGAGCCGCTGATAGAGGCCGCGGCGGTCGACGCGGTGGCCGCGCCGTTCGACGACGACGAAAGCGTCCAGATGGCGACGCTCGCCCGGCCGTTTCCGCCCTCCGCGGCCGCGGAGCTCTCCTCGGCCAACGTCTGTAAAGTGGTGGTCGACAGGAACGGCGACGCCCTGTACTTCACCCGGGCCATGGTGCCGTTCCGGTACCGGCCGCAGGTAAACCTCCCCTACCTCAAGCACGTCGGCATCTACGCCTACCGCCGCGAATTCCTTTTGCGTTTTACGACGCTGGAGCCTACGCCGCTGGAGGCGGCCGAGGGGTTGGAGATGCTGCGGGCGCTGGCGCACGGCTTCAACGTCCGCGTCGTCGTAGGCGATTTCACGTCGCGGGGCGTAGACACGCCGCAGGACCTGGCGGCGGTGGTAGAATACTACCTGAAGGACGGCGAGTAGGGCGCCTCGCCCAGCTTGCCCGCGCGCCCCAAGTATGTTATAAAGGCACCGGCCGGGCGGCCGCTAAACTATGGCGGAAAAACGCGTTTCATCGGGAAGGCTGGTCAGGGTCGAACGACGGCGGCGGGGCCGCAAGTGGCGGGTCGTACTCGGCGTCGTGGCCGCGTTGGCCGTCGTCGCGATTATAATCGTAGCCTTCCGTTATAAATCCAGGCGGCAAAAACCGGAGGAGCCGCCGCTGCCGCCGACCGCGGAAACGGCCGCGGTCCCGGCCACGGCCGCCACGGCCGAAGTCCCGACGCCCGCGACGGGACGAGTCTCGGCGCTGGTCGTAAACGGCACGAGCGTCCCGCAGCGCTTCGGGAACGCCCTCGCGGCACTGGAGGACTTCAACGTCGAGTGCGGAAACGCCGTGCGTTTCGAACAAAGTCGGCCCAAAATAGCGTACCCCGGCGAGTCGTCGGTGTACTTCCGCGACGGTTTCGAGGATTGGGCCGAGGAAATGGCCGCGGCTCTGGCCGCCGATATCCCGCGGGAACGCGTGGACTTCACTATTATTTGCGGCCAGGATATTTCGCAACTTATCCTCGAGGCTTTGGCCAAGAACGTTCCCGCGCCCGAGGATACCAACGTCGAGGTCCTGAACGGGTGCGGCATCGAAGGCGCGGCGGCCAAGATGAGAGAACGGCTGGAGGCCAACGGCTACACCGTCGTCGCGATGGGCAACGCCGCCACTTTCGATTATAAAAAGACCGTCATAGAAACGGGGGAAGGAGGGCGCGACGCGGCGTTGCGCGCGGCGGCCCTCTTCGGCCTCGGCGACGACCGGCTCGAGCCCTCCTCCTACGACGTTAAAATCATCATCGGCGACGACTACACGGTGGCGACGGAGGCGCCCTAAGGCTTAACGTAGGCTGTTGAAGGCCATGGATTCCACTTTCCCGACCAGAATTAAAAAAGTTATCATATGCGGCGCCGGCGAGGCGGGCGAAATGATCGCCCGGGAGATAGCCAAGCATCCTCGGCTGGGCTTGAAAGCGGTCGCCTTCCTGGACGACGACCGGAGCAAGACCGGCCGGGAGGTCGCCGGCGTACCGGTGGTAGGCGTAACCGCCGAAGTGGCCAACGCGGCCGAGCGGTACGGCGTCGACGAGGTCCTGATCGCGATGCCGTCGGCGGGCGGCGCCGCCGTGCGCCGGATCGCGGAACGGTGTATGGCGGCGGCCATCACGTACCGCATCCTACCCGGCATCTTCGAGATCATCCACGGCGACGCGCGCCTGAGCCAGCTCCGCGACGTCGAAGTCGAAGACCTGCTCAAACGCGACCCCATCGACCTCGAGTTGGAGCCGATAAGGGAGAGCGTAACCGGCAAGAAAATCCTCGTAACCGGCGCCGGCGGGTCCATCGGTTCGGAGCTGTGCCGCCAGCTCACGTCGTTCGAGCCGGCGCTCCTCGTCCTGCTGGGCCACGGCGAAAACAGCATCTTCAACGTCGCGCTCGAGCTGGAGCAGAAGTTCGCGACCGCGAACGCCGTTCCGGTAGTGGGCGACGTCCGCGACCGGGAGCATATGAAGGCGATATTCGAGCGCTACCGGCCCGACATCATATACCACGCCGCGGCCCACAAGCACATCACGCTGATGGAACGGAACATCGAGGAAGCGGTCAAGAACAACGTTACCGGCACCCACGTCGTCGCGGAGGAGGCGTTGCGGGCCGGCGCCGGCCGCTTCGTCCTGATATCCACCGACAAAGCGGTGAACCCGGTGAGCGCCATGGGGGCCGCGAAGATGGTCGCCGAGCTGGTGGTGCAGTGCATACGCGACCGGGGCCCCACCGAGTTCGTTACGGTCCGCTTCGGCAACGTCCTCGGTTCGCGGGGCAGCGTCATTACGCTCTTTAAAAGGCAGATCGCCCAGGGCGGCCCGGTGACCGTAACCCACCGCGATATGACGCGCTACTTCATGACGGTGTACGAGGCCGTAGAGCTCCTCATCCAGGCGTCGGCCATAGGCCAGAACGGCGAGATAATGATCCTCGATATGGGTAAGCCGGTGCGCATCGTCGACCTGGCGTACGACCTCATCCGCCTTTCGGGATACGTTCCCGAGAAAGACATATCGCTCGAGTTTATCGGAATAAAACCGGGCGAGCGGCTGAGCGAGGAGCTCTTCGCCTCGTACGAGGACCTGAAGGAAACCCCCATCGAAGAAATTATGGTGGCTATCCCGCCGCCCATCAAGGCCAAGGCCGACGAAGTGGCGCCCAAAATCCGCCAACTGGAAGAAGCCGCGGCGGCGATGGACCACGCGCTGACCGTCAAGCTTCTGAGCGAGCTCGTCCCCTCCTATAACCCCGATACCGTGCCGACCACCGAACTCGGTTAGGCGCGCGAACGCCCCATAATAATAAGCCGGCCTTCGCAGGCCGGCTTCTTTTTCCGGTAAAAAATTCCGCCTTAGCGGACGACGGCCAGCTTGCCGGCCTCGTCCATATCGTCGCCCGTTACGCGGTAGAAGTAGACGCCGGAGGCCACGGCCTCGCCGTCGCTCGAGACCACGAGCCAATCGTAATGCGTCGTTCTCGCGGTATGGTAATAAGAGAAGACGCGGCGGCCCGCCAGGTCGTATACCTCTATGGTGCAGCGGCCGTCCAGGCCGGCGAAGCGGATGTGGTCCACGCCCGAGCCGGCTTTGAAGGGGTTGGGATAGACCGTGAACGCCTCCGGCCCCCCGGCGGGAGGCGCGGGCTCGGGTACGGCCGCCGCGCCGTACAAGTGCGCGAGGTGCGCGACCGTACCGGCGGCGGCGCGGGAGCAGTCGACCTGGAACTTCATGCTCAGCTTGTCGACGGTATCCCGCGTACTATGGTAGTAGGGGTTATCCTGTATGCCGCCGGGCCCCTTCGTCCCCTCGATGAGGAAGATGGCGTCGTACCCGGCGTTCCAGAAGGAAGCGTGGTCCGAGCCGCCGGCGCGCGGTTCGACCAACAAGTCGAAGGTGTGGCCGACCCCGTATATGCCGCCGACGTCGATAAGATATTCGGCCAGCCACTTCGACGCGTCGTTGGCGACGTTGGAGGTATCGTCGCGCCGGCCGGCCTCCTCGTCATACGCCACCATGTCGAGGTTGACGACGCCCACGATCTTCTCGTTATTTTCGGCCGCGTTCCGGGCGTAATACGCGCTCCCCAGAAGGCCCTGTTCCTCGCCGGCCCACACGATGAAGCGGAGCGTCCGCTCGAATTCCAGGTCGGCCAGGGCGCGCGCCCCGGCCAGCGTGGCCGCGGTCCCGGAGGCGTTGTCGTCGGCGCCGGGCGCGTTCTCCAGCGGCACTTCGGACGTGGAATCCATGTGGCCGCACAGAATAACGATTTCGTCGGGTTTGACCTTACCCTTCTTCTCGGCGACGACGTTTAACCACTTGTCGTCGAAGCTCTCCACCAACGAGTCGAAGGTTCCGCCGCCGTCGGCGGTCCGGTACAGCGCCGCGGAGCCGGCGAGCAGGCCGAAAGCGCCGGCCGTGAAATCGCAACCCTGGAAGCTTTCCTCGTCGACCTTTTTATATTTCCAGGTGGCGCCGCCGTCGTCGGTGTACAGGAACGCGCCGTCCAACCCGACGACGTAACCGTGCCGGGCGTCGCCGAAGCGAACGTCGTAGAAGTAGGCCCAGGTCGGTTCCGTCAAGTTCACCCGAGTCCAGTTCTCGCCGCCGTCGGTGGTGTGGAGCAGCAACTTCGACCAACCGCAGCACCACGCCTCGTCGGCGCTCACGGCGTAGACGCCGTAAAGCCGGTCGGTGGTGTTGCTGCTCTGTCTCGTCCACGTCCGGCCGTCTTCGGTGCGGAGTATGACGCCCCCCCGGCCGCACGCCCAACCGTGCGCCGCGTCGGCCATGGATATGTCGTACAGCCGTTCGGTCGTGGGCGTCGTCTGCCCGGTCCACGACGCGCCGCCGTTCGACGTCTTAAATATCCGGCCGCCTTCCGCGCCGACCCAACCGTTTTGCGCGTCGACGAAGCTCACGCCGAAGAGATAACCGTCGAAAGGCACGCGCTGCGCGGTCCACGTCGCGCCGCCGTTCGCGGTCTTAAGACACGTCCCGCCGGCTCCCACCGTGTAGCCGACGTTCTCGTTTAGGAACTGGACGCTCCACAGGAACCCCTTGGCGGGAGCGTCCTGCTTCTTCCAGGTGGTGCCGCGGTTTTTTGTGTGGTAAATAGTGCCGCCGTCGGTAGTGACCCAGGCCTTGCGGCCGTCGGTCGGCGTCGAGACGGCGTCGAACGAGACGCCGAAGAAGTCGTCGTACGACGTCTCGTACCCCAGCTCGTCGAAGAAGTCGTACGCCCAGGCCGCGGCCTCGGCGTACCCCTCCGCGTACGAGAACCGGGTTTTGAAATCCTGGAGCGTCAGGAGGTAGTCTTTGACTTCCTCGCGGGTAATCGTTTTGAGCGCGGCGTCGACGCCGCCGTAGTACGCGGGAGGCGGCTCCTCGCCGGCGTCCCGGGCCGACGTCCGCGTCGTCGGCGCCAACCGCATAAGCTCGAGCCGCAAGCCGGCCGAACTCAAATCCGCCTCGCGACCGCGCGTCGTCGCCAAAAGGTACGCGTCGTCGCCGAGGGGGGCCACGTCGCCGAAAGCGTCCGCCCGGGCCGCCTCGCCCGGGGAGTATTCGTACGCCAGATAATACGTCGACGTCTCGGGGTCGTCATCCCAGATGCGGTAAGGCGCCAGCCGCGGCAGCGCCCGGCGGTCCGCCAGGTAGAAGTACCCCGCCGGCGTCTCCGCCAAATACCAAATACCCGCCTCGCCGGAGGGCTCGACGAGGTTGGGACTGCTGACCAACAACTCGCCCGGAAGGACCGCCCCGGCGCAGGCGGCGTACGTCAATATCAAAAGCGCGATAAACTTCATATCTTCTCCTATGCGTTTTTTAACCACAACGTTACCACCCTCGAGGGGCCTTGTCAAGAACGTCCGGAGGAACCGCAGCTTTTCCCGTTTATATTGGCTTCCGATTATGTTAATTTTACCCCGCTGTCCGAAACGCCTTTGCCGTACCGCCCGATAAACCCTTCAACGTTCTCGCTTTAGGGGAACCGGGAAAGGAGACGTATCATATGCTGCGGATTCTTACTATAATGCTGCCGGCCGCCGTCGTCCTGGCGCTCGCCGGTTGCGGCCCGAAGGAAAAGGTAGCCTACGCGGCCGAACCGGTCGGCGACCAACCCGCGTCCATGGCGGAACTGCACGATACCGAAGTCGAAACGCCCGCCGCTGGCGAAGCGCCCGGTAAAGTGCTCCTTGAGACGCGGTGCGCGGTTTGCCACGACCTCGAGCGCGTTGCAAAGGAGGAGGCGGACCGGGCCGGCTGGGAAAAAATCGTCGACGAGATGATAGAAACAGGGGCCAAGTTGAACGACGCCGAGAAGGGAACGGTGCTCGACTACCTGGTAGAAAATTACGGCTCGTAACTCCTTTTCCGCCGAAATAAAATTATGCGTTTTGGGGGCTCGAGAACAAGCGGGCGCTTCGCCCGGGATACCTTCGCCCGGGCCGGGTTTTACGGGGCCGCGGCCGCAGGCATAACCGCGGCCTTCCTTACGGCCGCGTGCGGCTTCGTCGACAAAACGCCGCCGCCCACCGACGCGGCACCGCTGGCGGACGGCGCGCCGGCGGCCGTCGCGACGGAGGATTGGGGCCACGGCCTTCCCATAGACGAAATCAAACTACCCCCCGGTTTCCGCGTCGGCGTTTACGCGTACCCCGTTCCGGGTGCCCGCTCGCTGGCGCTGGGCGAGAAAGGCACCCTCTTCGTCGGCACGCG containing:
- a CDS encoding M28 family peptidase, translated to MKFIALLILTYAACAGAVLPGELLVSSPNLVEPSGEAGIWYLAETPAGYFYLADRRALPRLAPYRIWDDDPETSTYYLAYEYSPGEAARADAFGDVAPLGDDAYLLATTRGREADLSSAGLRLELMRLAPTTRTSARDAGEEPPPAYYGGVDAALKTITREEVKDYLLTLQDFKTRFSYAEGYAEAAAWAYDFFDELGYETSYDDFFGVSFDAVSTPTDGRKAWVTTDGGTIYHTKNRGTTWKKQDAPAKGFLWSVQFLNENVGYTVGAGGTCLKTANGGATWTAQRVPFDGYLFGVSFVDAQNGWVGAEGGRIFKTSNGGASWTGQTTPTTERLYDISMADAAHGWACGRGGVILRTEDGRTWTRQSSNTTDRLYGVYAVSADEAWCCGWSKLLLHTTDGGENWTRVNLTEPTWAYFYDVRFGDARHGYVVGLDGAFLYTDDGGATWKYKKVDEESFQGCDFTAGAFGLLAGSAALYRTADGGGTFDSLVESFDDKWLNVVAEKKGKVKPDEIVILCGHMDSTSEVPLENAPGADDNASGTAATLAGARALADLEFERTLRFIVWAGEEQGLLGSAYYARNAAENNEKIVGVVNLDMVAYDEEAGRRDDTSNVANDASKWLAEYLIDVGGIYGVGHTFDLLVEPRAGGSDHASFWNAGYDAIFLIEGTKGPGGIQDNPYYHSTRDTVDKLSMKFQVDCSRAAAGTVAHLAHLYGAAAVPEPAPPAGGPEAFTVYPNPFKAGSGVDHIRFAGLDGRCTIEVYDLAGRRVFSYYHTARTTHYDWLVVSSDGEAVASGVYFYRVTGDDMDEAGKLAVVR
- a CDS encoding cation:proton antiporter, coding for MDLTHLLITLILIFVGAKAFGELANRIGQPTVLGELIAGIILGVGGLKLVDPHANVFILLADIGVIILLFEIGLSTDIRELLAVGRRSLAVAAVGVILPFVGGFVFAVAFGYTNLVAIFLGATLTATSVGITVRVLSDLGKLNTTEAKIILGAAVADDIIGLIILAVVRDLALTGDVHPLKIVQITAVAVAFFIGAIVIGNVFAKRLVRIIDKARTSGTLIVGSIAFAFLWSLSAELVGSAAIVGSFAAGLALGRTRKFEVIARELKPVAYVFTPIFFVKVGADVDVRYFNPFNEANHAILVVAGLLFVIAMVGKVLSGFTVFDRRINSTAVGVGMAPRGEVGLIFAEVGRRAGVVTADLFAAVVVVMALTTFLAPPLLKLSMVRRPRGTSLLAWFFEPARRRVSRFIWGR
- a CDS encoding LytR C-terminal domain-containing protein; the encoded protein is MAEKRVSSGRLVRVERRRRGRKWRVVLGVVAALAVVAIIIVAFRYKSRRQKPEEPPLPPTAETAAVPATAATAEVPTPATGRVSALVVNGTSVPQRFGNALAALEDFNVECGNAVRFEQSRPKIAYPGESSVYFRDGFEDWAEEMAAALAADIPRERVDFTIICGQDISQLILEALAKNVPAPEDTNVEVLNGCGIEGAAAKMRERLEANGYTVVAMGNAATFDYKKTVIETGEGGRDAALRAAALFGLGDDRLEPSSYDVKIIIGDDYTVATEAP
- the rfaE2 gene encoding D-glycero-beta-D-manno-heptose 1-phosphate adenylyltransferase, producing MDDKSKILDSADLRDRIRALQAAGQRVVFTNGVFDILHAGHVRYLEEASRLGDVLAVAVNSDRSARRLAKGPGRPFNAERDRALVVAALWCVSFVTVFDEDTPLELIKFLVPDVLVKGGDWRPGDIVGADVVTAAGGDVLSLPYLKGYSTTSLIERIAKGQGPGGGGDGD
- a CDS encoding nucleoside-diphosphate sugar epimerase/dehydratase, which encodes MDSTFPTRIKKVIICGAGEAGEMIAREIAKHPRLGLKAVAFLDDDRSKTGREVAGVPVVGVTAEVANAAERYGVDEVLIAMPSAGGAAVRRIAERCMAAAITYRILPGIFEIIHGDARLSQLRDVEVEDLLKRDPIDLELEPIRESVTGKKILVTGAGGSIGSELCRQLTSFEPALLVLLGHGENSIFNVALELEQKFATANAVPVVGDVRDREHMKAIFERYRPDIIYHAAAHKHITLMERNIEEAVKNNVTGTHVVAEEALRAGAGRFVLISTDKAVNPVSAMGAAKMVAELVVQCIRDRGPTEFVTVRFGNVLGSRGSVITLFKRQIAQGGPVTVTHRDMTRYFMTVYEAVELLIQASAIGQNGEIMILDMGKPVRIVDLAYDLIRLSGYVPEKDISLEFIGIKPGERLSEELFASYEDLKETPIEEIMVAIPPPIKAKADEVAPKIRQLEEAAAAMDHALTVKLLSELVPSYNPDTVPTTELG
- the kdsB gene encoding 3-deoxy-manno-octulosonate cytidylyltransferase; this translates as MTVVGVIPARYASSRFPGKALADVAGKPMLQRVYERCARAACLERLYVATDDQRIFDAAKNFTDDVIMTAAEHPSGTDRVAEVAAQIAGDVYVNIQGDEPLIEAAAVDAVAAPFDDDESVQMATLARPFPPSAAAELSSANVCKVVVDRNGDALYFTRAMVPFRYRPQVNLPYLKHVGIYAYRREFLLRFTTLEPTPLEAAEGLEMLRALAHGFNVRVVVGDFTSRGVDTPQDLAAVVEYYLKDGE